In a genomic window of Drosophila takahashii strain IR98-3 E-12201 chromosome 3L, DtakHiC1v2, whole genome shotgun sequence:
- the teq gene encoding uncharacterized protein teq isoform X2, translated as MAKWLMGLWLAILLVDRPGVIAYRSGGLSAAGHGSSSYGGDQQQPIYQRDSPCPPQFTGLVAYPHDCHRYVNCYAGSPTIQTCSPGTLFNPRSLVCDHPSNVDCSSAESQSTRLGRLQQFDSKPKCPAGLNGLHPHPTDCTKFLNCANGQAFVMDCSPGTAFSAASLVCVHKESANCGGGEGTSDHGYPVAPLAPSEDLGCPSGFRGIRPHPHDVHKYLRCGIGVKPQVEQCPQGTIFDGSTLVCVFSDSSRTSSSSFTSAEIQVNYLLCPVGAVGLFVHPFDQTKFLSCKDGKAAVQSCQPNYVFSISRGYCQLKTQLAFSDYVTLIISQVTYEYSLILNACPGNINGIYLYPYDAEKYVQCSAGGRMSILSCGPQMAFSVSRRSCLSRSQVHITDRVKFWEEIQVQTTYTSQSRQQGSSIRSCPSNVQKNYPYPFHAGHYVKCQNGVLEIVCCPTGQLYSLSQRECVAHYLLSTHDFLDYSYISSEFSTEFMIDRSTLTCPPQVQGYYLHPFDCTKYVRCWNQQTFIENCTPGEIFSFSNQKCVPKDQCKGLTDHVEYLIETTTVTTYEANGPEPEKSLDGSGDIRCPPGSSGLHAHPFDCTKFLECANGQTYIKNCGPGTAFSTAIKSCDFANKVDCTGRGSLNQVTQTNQGPSYPTKPVEILPPSHSTNPSYPPAEHLTDLLCPSGVQGQFVHPFDQTKFILCQAGRLAVQSCQPGYVFSISKGSCQLKIQLVYTDYVTYIVSVISIEQTTILSACPGGTDGLHLYPYDAAKYVRCSNGKMSILTCGTEMAFSLAQRACRPSRLVAREDRVRFYEELQVQTTTTTTYTSKDLQEHQSPLRACPPSLQGNYAYPFHAGNFVNCQNGRLQIESCPQSALYSLPQRQCVARRLLSTHDYVDYSLTAPQLTTDLIQDFSILSCPPQANGHFLHPFDCTKYLICWNKQTNVGSCKQGEVFSISQQKCVVRDKITEPYDRVEYFEDTQHELSQEADEEEEQPEQGKELSPGGGYQYETPYNSNTGLLPTSQSNEDYQSPYPTIGGYQPPYPPNGGYYQPPSKSTGGYQPPSQSTKGYQPSSPTTGGYQPPSQSTGASQASSFSQSSSQSTGGYQPPFQSTGSQSSSSSHSSSQSSSQSTGGYQPSSQSTGGYQPPFQSTGGSQSSSSSHSSSQSSSQSTGGYYPPSQSTGEYQPPSQSTGGYHPPSQSTGGYQPPFQSTGGSQSSSSSHSSSQSSSQSTGGYYPPSQSTGGYYPPSQTSGVAHYPGGVEPSAPPPSPLMCPEKASGLFPNPFDATGYLTCIDGQTLARQCPPLDLFSVSQGYCLPEEHVAKTDRIPFERKQTDQDNPLACPRGSFGFFVYPFDCSKYLSCGPNGMELLNCPVDQHYSVSHGICKPLDQVLREDRLYTLRELYIIYEWTQRMKIVGAVTACPEGITGTLPHPRLPSKYLRCGPGQAEMFDCPSQQIFSVSRRVCVLDEKLASDDRTDYLVPTSGWIIPSNDNRQSKSFETSGTDQFGNRYTTKTTTTTRVIGDRWTDMNMQRPSGVGLEQNHHHQHHHHQHAYNPSWSGQETSYVQRGPSQNTLFVEGSLQPNRNYPTYKTPLAPMSPPPSDTGKDKQAGHESPVPSRQGYSRRIDYGSPDNGWKPMPPLAPMGGQKPLDLDYTPHSPGESEPQPHDPLPGQRPLDLDYDDQQKPQDPFNGLHPPPPGSPPRFYPDQLPSGSKPIGRQQPIDSDDGFPDQQRPLDPNNDLQGSHTPPRHNSNPGLPLYNESNLYGGLLPPKPDSSVKPTPPPPNPLSSQTPTPQLGNRLHTFPIYPAVGDQTLQQNPRHPHYSPSYAGIAHSRNASWAKVPVTSTTTPQDPDPFNPEMEEPFYDDDDFTTTTTRQALVPPPFDHKFYSPQSSVPSYSQSGSTPNPNSQAAIKEALKLMLRPYFNHSGNAQEKLAKQAESAIVSVISKPPTTTPKSTTTTSTTPRIDLDSDAELIKAGEQESLDSVDYDYVFPDARVTSRTEQTLSPSTTYASTDFQRSTRKAEFHPNTPTPTTTTTMKNNWLASGHNREYHRRHPNLPDPFTGHHPNPSHHHRHPHEHSADFHRRHPELPSPFPQEKETDQQEVPDEDWELMANPNAEEVTPKLAARSSFHNQCEFDCGNGKCLKKEQVCNGQKNCDNGKDETNCPPLDYEVRLTGGESPHMGRIEVKANGQWGYVCDDKFGLKDADVVCRELGFQLGAQEVRGSSFYAPPNQDFNYLMDEVECHGNETKLRDCAFKGWGVHNCGVDEVAGVTCKVPVMKCPNDYWLCQTSKECIPPAFVCDNTEDCADKSDESAAVCHAPAQYRLDGGRSANEGRLEVKYRGVWGSVCDDDFNLKAAQVACNSMGFFGPAKIEKNIYGIGNGPIWLDQVMCFGNETSIDLCNHFNWGENNCNHTEDVALHCTAGPPPRSQKYAQSQLKGGRMLGEETPASSYSQIGLWERSSKALHTPRRCGIFKDDLTDEYAHREERVVRGNVAQRGRHPWQATLRTRGRGGISSHWCGAVVISKRHLLTAAHCLYGTSKAAYFVRVGDHYANIAESSEVDTYIENWYIHGDFRKGTHMNNDIALVVLKTPLRFSDYVQPICLPDKNTELVQDRKCTISGWGSIKSGVSTPAQVLGSAELPILADHVCKQPNVYGSAMSEGMFCAGSMDESVDACEGDSGGPLVCSDDDGETLYGLISWGQHCGFKNRPGVYVRVNHYIDWIYEKINESLKRF; from the exons ATGGCCAAATGGCTCATGGGCCTTTGGCTGGCGATCCTGCTAGTGGAT CGACCCGGGGTTATAGCTTATCGATCAGGCGGCTTATCAGCAGCCGGGCACGGAAGCTCGAGTTACGGCGGCGACCAACAGCAACCTATTTATCAGCGGGACTCACCGTGTCCGCCGCAATTCACGGGTCTGGTTGCGTATCCCCACGACTGTCATCGCTATGTGAACTGCTACGCTGGTAGCCCCACCATTCAGACATGCTCGCCGGGAACCCTGTTCAACCCGAGGTCCCTGGTGTGCGATCATCCCAGCAATGTGGATTGCTCCTCGGCGGAATCGCAATCTACTCGCCTGGGACGTTTGCAGCAGTTCGATAGTAAACCCAAGTGTCCAGCGGGATTAAATGGATTGCATCCGCATCCGACGGATTGCACCAAGTTCCTTAACTGCGCCAATGGCCAGGCCTTCGTCATGGACTGCTCACCGGGAACGGCTTTCAGTGCAGCATCGCTCGTTTGTGTGCACAAGGAGAGCGCCAATTGTGGAGGTGGAGAGGGAACCTCGGACCACG GCTATCCTGTGGCTCCTTTGGCACCTTCGGAGGACTTGGGTTGTCCATCCGGCTTTCGGGGCATTCGACCACATCCCCACGACGTGCACAAGTATTTGCGTTGCGGCATTGGCGTCAAGCCTCAGGTGGAACAGTGTCCGCAGGGAACGATCTTCGATGGCTCCACTTTGGTATGTGTGTTTTCTGACTCCTCTCGGACCTCCT CTTCCTCCTTCACCTCCGCTGAGATTCAGGTCAACTACCTCCTGTGTCCAGTGGGAGCAGTTGGCCTGTTTGTTCACCCCTTCGATCAGACCAAGTTCCTTAGCTGCAAGGATGGTAAGGCGGCTGTGCAAAGCTGCCAGCCCAATTATGTGTTCAGCATTTCGAGGGGTTACTGTCAGCTGAAAACGCAATTAGCCTTCAGCGACTATGTGACATTGATTATCTCCCAAGTGACCTATGAGTATT CATTGATATTAAATGCCTGTCCTGGCAATATCAACGGCATCTACCTGTATCCGTACGATGCTGAAAAGTATGTTCAGTGCTCGGCTGGTGGCAGGATGTCCATCCTAAGCTGTGGCCCCCAGATGGCCTTCAGTGTCTCCCGAAGGTCTTGTCTTTCGCGTAGCCAAGTGCACATCACTGACCGGGTGAAGTTCTGGGAGGAGATCCAAGTGCAGACCACGTACACTTCCCAAAGCAGACAGCAGGGATCTTCAATCAGATCGTGTCCATCCAATGTCCAAAAGAACTACCCCTATCCCTTCCATGCTGGCCACTATGTAAAGTGCCAGAATGGAGTTTTAGAGATTGTCTGTTGTCCCACCGGACAGCTATATAGCCTCTCCCAGCGAGAGTGCGTGGCCCATTACCTTCTCTCTACCCATGACTTCTTGGATTACTCCTATATCAGTTCCGAATTTTCAA CTGAATTTATGATTGATCGATCGACGCTCACTTGTCCTCCACAAGTCCAGGGATACTATCTGCATCCCTTCGATTGCACCAAGTACGTCAGGTGCTGGAATCAGCAGACCTTTATTGAGAACTGCACACCCGGAGAAATCTTCAGTTTCTCCAATCAGAAATGCGTTCCGAAGGACCAATGTAAGGGCCTCACCGATCATGTGGAATATTTGATTGAAACCACAACTGTTACGACTTACGAGGCGAATGGACCGGAACCCGAAAAGAGCTTGGATGGAAGCGGTGACATCAGATGCCCACCTGGATCCTCTGGTCTGCATGCCCATCCATTCGATTGCACCAAGTTCTTGGAATGTGCAAATGGACAAACTTACATTAAGAACTGTGGACCGGGAACTGCTTTCAGCACTGCCATCAAGAGTTGCGATTTTGCCAACAAGGTGGACTGCACCGGAAGAGGCTCTTTGAATCAAGTTACGCAAACTAACCAAGGACCAAGCTACCCAACAAAACCCGTTGAGATACTTCCACCATCACATTCAACCA ACCCCTCGTACCCACCTGCTGAACACCTGACAGACCTTTTGTGTCCATCTGGAGTGCAGGGTCAGTTTGTTCACCCCTTCGACCAAACAAAGTTCATCCTTTGTCAAGCTGGTAGACTGGCGGTTCAAAGCTGTCAGCCTGGTTATGTATTCAGCATATCCAAGGGAAGCTGTCAGCTCAAGATCCAGTTGGTCTACACCGACTATGTGACCTATATAGTCTCTGTGATCAGCATAGAGCAGA CTACGATCCTCTCCGCTTGTCCTGGTGGCACCGATGGTCTTCATCTTTATCCCTACGATGCTGCAAAATATGTGCGTTGTTCTAATGGCAAGATGTCCATTCTAACCTGTGGAACGGAAATGGCCTTTAGTTTGGCCCAGCGAGCTTGCCGCCCAAGTCGACTGGTGGCGAGGGAAGATCGTGTAAGGTTCTATGAGGAGTTGCAGGTCcagacaacgacaacgacgaccTATACCAGTAAGGACCTTCAGGAACATCAGTCTCCGCTTAGAGCTTGTCCACCCAGTTTGCAGGGGAACTACGCATATCCCTTCCACGCTGGCAATTTTGTAAACTGCCAAAATGGCCGCTTACAAATTGAGAGTTGTCCCCAATCAGCTTTATACAGTCTACCTCAACGCCAGTGTGTAGCTCGTCGGCTTCTCTCCACACATGACTATGTGGATTATAGCCTAACCGCACCCCAATTAACGA CTGACCTCATTCAGGACTTCTCAATATTGTCTTGTCCTCCGCAAGCTAACGGCCATTTCTTACATCCTTTCGATTGCACCAAGTATCTGATTTGCTGGAATAAACAAACCAATGTAGGAAGCTGCAAGCAAGGCGAAGTATTCAGCATATCTCAGCAAAAGTGTGTTGTCCGGGATAAGATAACTGAACCTTACGATCGAGTGGAGTATTTCGAGGATACACAGCATGAGTTGAGCCAGGAAGCGGATGAGGAAGAGGAGCAGCCGGAGCAGGGCAAAGAACTCTCTCCTGGAGGAGGTTATCAGTATGAAACACCTTATAATTCGAATACAGGCTTACTGCCAACTTCTCAGAGTAATGAAGATTACCAATCTCCATATCCAACAATTGGAGGTTACCAACCACCATATCCCCCGAATGGAGGCTACTACCAGCCACCCTCTAAATCAACCGGAGGTTACCAACCACCTTCTCAATCAACCAAAGGTTACCAGCCATCTTCTCCAACAACTGGAGGTTACCAGCCACCTTCTCAATCAACCGGAGCTTCTCAGGCATCTTCATTTTCTCAGTCATCTTCTCAATCAACTGGAGGTTACCAGCCACCTTTTCAATCAACCGGTTCTCAGTCATCTTCATCTTCTCATTCATCATCTCAGTCATCTTCTCAATCAACTGGAGGTTACCAGCCATCTTCTCAATCAACCGGAG GTTACCAGCCACCTTTTCAATCAACCGGAGGTTCTCAGTCATCTTCATCTTCTCATTCATCATCTCAGTCATCTTCTCAATCAACTGGAGGTTATTACCCACCTTCTCAATCAACCGGAGAGTACCAGCCACCTTCTCAATCAACTGGAGGTTACCACCCACCTTCTCAATCAACCGGAGGTTACCAGCCACCTTTTCAATCAACCGGAGGTTCTCAGTCATCTTCATCTTCTCATTCATCATCTCAGTCATCTTCTCAATCAACTGGAGGTTACTACCCACCTTCTCAATCAACTGGAGGTTATTACCCACCTTCCCAAACGAGTGGTGTAGCTCACTATCCCGGAGGAGTAGAGCCTTCTGCCCCACCACCATCTCCTCTGATGTGCCCAGAAAAGGCTAGTGGCCTCTTTCCGAATCCCTTCGACGCTACCGGCTATCTGACCTGCATCGATGGACAAACCCTAGCCAGGCAATGCCCACCCCTAGATTTGTTCAGTGTTTCTCAAGGATACTGCTTGCCAGAGGAGCATGTGGCCAAAACGGATCGTATTCCGTTTGAGAGAAAGCAAACCGATCAGGATAATC CTTTGGCCTGTCCCAGAGGTTCCTTCGGCTTCTTCGTGTATCCCTTCGATTGTTCTAAGTACCTGAGCTGCGGTCCTAATGGCATGGAACTGTTGAATTGTCCGGTTGATCAGCACTACAGTGTTTCCCATGGCATTTGCAAGCCCCTTGATCAGGTTCTACGAGAGGACCGTTTGTACACGCTCAGAGAGCTGTACATAATTTACGAGTGGACCCAGCGGATGAAAATCGTGGGCGCAGTGACCGCATGTCCCGAGGGAATAACCGGAACCTTGCCGCATCCACGTCTGCCCAGCAAATACCTTCGATGTGGACCAGGCCAGGCCGAAATGTTCGACTGTCCGAGCCAGCAGATTTTCAGCGTCTCCCGAAGAGTGTGTGTGCTGGATGAGAAGCTCGCCAGCGACGATCGCACCGATTATTTAGTTCCAACTTCCGGTTGGATTATTCCGTCTAATG ACAATCGTCAATCGAAATCTTTCGAGACCTCTGGCACGGATCAGTTCGGCAACCGATATACCACGAAGACTACGACCACTACGCGGGTTATTGGAGACCGTTGGACGGATATGAATATGCAGCGACCTTCGGGAGTTGGACTGGAACAAAACCACCATcatcaacatcatcatcatcagcacgCTTACAACCCGAGTTGGTCTGGCCAGGAGACGTCCTACGTACAGCGTGGACCTTCCCAGAACACTCTCTTTGTGGAGGGATCGCTGCAGCCGAACCGTAATTATCCTACCTATAAGACTCCGTTGGCACCCATGTCGCCACCACCCAGCGATACTGGAAAGGATAAGCAAGCCGGGCACGAAAGTCCAGTTCCATCGCGACAAGGCTATAGTCGCAGAATCGATTACGGCTCACCTGACAATGGATGGAAACCCATGCCACCACTGGCTCCGATGGGTGGACAGAAACCATTAGATCTAGACTACACACCCCATTCCCCTGGTGAAAGTGAACCCCAACCTCATGATCCCCTGCCCGGACAGAGACCCCTTGACTTGGACTATGATGACCAACAAAAGCCCCAAGATCCGTTTAACGGACTTCATCCTCCACCTCCGGGATCGCCACCTCGTTTCTATCCAGATCAGTTGCCCAGTGGCTCGAAACCTATTGGTAGACAGCAACCAATTGACTCCGATGATGGTTTTCCAGACCAACAAAGACCATTAGATCCTAACAATGATCTTCAGGGATCACATACTCCGCCAAGACATAACTCCAATCCTGGGCTGCCCTTGTACAATGAATCCAATCTATATGGCGGTCTCCTACCTCCCAAACCAGATTCCTCAGTTAAACCCACTCCACCACCTCCCAATCCTTTATCTTCCCAGACTCCTACACCGCAATTGGGCAACCGCCTGCACACATTTCCCATTTATCCAGCTGTGGGTGATCAGACCTTGCAACAGAATCCCCGACATCCCCACTACAGTCCTTCGTATGCAGGAATCGCCCACTCTCGAAATGCCTCTTGGGCCAAAGTCCCAGTGACCAGTACAACTACACCCCAAGATCCCGATCCCTTTAATCCCGAAATGGAGGAACCCTTCTATGACGATGATGATTTCACGACCACAACAACGAGGCAGGCACTGGTGCCACCTCCTTTTGACCATAAGTTCTACAGTCCCCAGTCTTCAGTTCCAAGTTATAGTCAGTCTGGTTCTACTCCCAATCCCAACTCCCAAGCGGCCATCAAAGAGGCTCTCAAACTGATGCTTCGTCCCTATTTCAATCACAGTGGAAATGCACAAGAAAAGCTGGCCAAGCAGGCTGAATCGGCCATTGTGTCTGTGATTAGTAAACCTCCAACCACTACTCCAAAATCCACAACGACCACTTCCACGACACCCAGAATAGACCTCGACTCGGACGCCGAACTGATTAAAGCTGGTGAACAGGAGAGCCTGGACTCCGTTGACTACGACTATGTTTTTCCAGATGCCAGGGTGACATCCCGGACCGAGCAGACCCTATCTCCCAGTACCACTTACGCCTCGACAGACTTTCAAAGGAGCACCCGCAAGGCAGAGTTTCACCCGAACACCCCAACCCCAACTACTACAACCacaatgaaaaataattggctTGCGTCCGGTCACAATCGTGAATATCACCGACGTCATCCAAATCTACCCGATCCGTTCACCGGTCACCATCCCAATCCCTCCCACCACCATCGCCACCCCCATGAGCACAGTGCCGACTTCCATCGTCGTCATCCGGAACTACCAAGTCCATTTCCCCAAGAAAAAGAGACTGATCAACAGGAGGTGCCAGATGAGGACTGGGAGCTAATGGCTAATCCCAATGCTGAGGAAGTGACTCCGAAACTGGCAGCCCGTTCGAGTTTCCACAACCAATGCGAATTCGATTGCGGTAATGGCAAATGTCTGAAGAAGGAGCAGGTCTGCAATGGTCAGAAAAACTGCGATAATGGAAAGGATGAGACCAACTGCCCGCCTTTGGATTACGAGGTGCGTTTAACTGGAGGAGAAAGCCCCCATATGGGTCGTATTGAAGTCAAGG CTAATGGTCAATGGGGCTACGTGTGCGATGACAAGTTTGGTCTTAAAGACGCCGATGTCGTGTGCCGGGAACTTGGCTTCCAGTTGGGAGCCCAGGAAGTTCGTGGCAGCTCCTTTTATGCTCCCCCCAACCAGGACTTTAACTATCTGATGGATGAGGTCGAGTGTCATGGCAATGAAACCAAGCTGAGGGATTGCGCCTTCAAGGGTTGGGGTGTCCACAACTGCGGGGTTGACGAAGTAGCCGGTGTGACCTGCAAGGTTCCGGTGATGAAGTGTCCCAATGACTACTGGCTATGTCAGACCTCCAAGGAATGCATCCCGCCCGCATTTGTGTGCGATAATACTGAAGACTGTGCGGATAAGTCGGACGAAAGCGCAGCCGTCTGTCAT GCACCCGCTCAGTACCGTTTGGATGGAGGACGCAGTGCCAACGAAGGACGACTGGAAGTTAAATACCGTGGCGTTTGGGGCAGTGTTTGCGATGATGACTTTAACCTGAAGGCGGCCCAAGTTGCCTGCAACTCCATGGGTTTCTTTGGACCAGCG aaaattgagaaaaacatttatggCATTGGCAACGGACCCATTTGGCTCGATCAGGTGATGTGCTTTGGCAACGAGACCAGCATCGATCTGTGTAACCACTTCAACTGGGGCGAGAACAACTGCAATCACACCGAAGATGTGGCGCTGCATTGCACTGCAGGACCACCACCTCGTAGTCAAAAGTATGCCCAGAGTCAACTTAAAGGAGGTAGGATGCTGGGAGAGGAAACTCCGGCCAGTTCCTATTCTCAAATTGGCCTGTGGGAGCGATCTAGCAAAGCGCTGCATACTCCCCGTCGCTGTGGCATCTTCAAGGACGACCTGACCGATGAGTACGCCCATCGGGAGGAGCGCGTGGTCAGGGGAAATGTGGCGCAGCGGGGTCGTCATCCCTGGCAGGCCACCTTGAGGACCCGTGGACGTGGCGGTATCTCCAGCCATTGGTGTGGAGCGGTCGTGATTTCCAAGCGCCATCTCCTCACCGCCGCCCACTGTCTGTATGGCACATCGAAGGCAGCGTACTTTGTGCGCGTCGGCGATCACTATGCAAATATAGCCGAGTCCTCCGAGGTGGATACGTACATTGAAAACTGGTACATACACGGGGACTTCCGCAAAGGAACTCATATGAACAACGATATTGCACTGGTGGTGCTGAAGACTCCTCTGCGGTTTAGTGATTACGTTCAACCCATTTGCCTGCCGGATAAGAACACTGAACTCGTTCAGGACCGCAAGTGCACCATTTCCGGCTGGGGTTCTATTAAGTCTGGAGTGTCTA CTCCTGCTCAAGTTTTGGGTTCCGCTGAGCTTCCCATTCTAGCTGATCATGTCTGCAAGCAGCCTAATGTATACGGATCGGCCATGTCGGAAG GCATGTTCTGTGCCGGCTCCATGGATGAGAGTGTGGACGCTTGCGAAGGTGACTCAGGCGGTCCGCTTGTGTGCTCCGATGACG ATGGCGAGACTTTGTACGGCCTTATTTCGTGGGGTCAGCACTGCGGCTTCAAGAACAGGCCGGGTGTCTATGTCCGTGTCAATCACTATATCGATTGGATCTAcgaaaaaattaatgagaGCTTGAAGCGTTTTTAA